The Deinococcus koreensis genome window below encodes:
- the tdh gene encoding L-threonine 3-dehydrogenase, which yields MRALSKLRAQEGIWMVETEVPTPGPNDLLIRVRKSSICGTDVHIYRWDEWAQRTIPVPMVVGHEYVGVVAGMGSEVRGFSVGDRVSGEGHVTCGHCRNCRAGRRHLCRNTQGVGVNRPGSFAEYLVLPAFNAFKLPDDIPDDIAAIFDPFGNAVHTALSFDLVGEDVLITGAGPIGVMAAAVAKHVGARNVVITDVNDYRLELARRMGVTRAVNVAREDLWEVATRELGMHEGFDVGMEMSGSGAAFAQMVSVMNNGGKVALLGIPSGRVDIDWNAVIFKMLTIKGIYGREMFETWYKMAALIQSGLDLSPVITHHYGIQDFQQGFDDMLGGQSGKVILDWES from the coding sequence ATGCGCGCCCTGAGCAAACTGCGCGCCCAGGAGGGCATCTGGATGGTGGAGACTGAGGTGCCCACCCCCGGCCCCAACGACCTGCTGATCCGGGTGCGCAAGTCCAGCATCTGCGGCACGGACGTCCACATCTACAGGTGGGACGAGTGGGCGCAGCGCACCATCCCGGTGCCGATGGTCGTGGGCCACGAGTACGTGGGCGTGGTCGCGGGCATGGGCTCTGAGGTGCGCGGCTTTTCAGTCGGCGACCGGGTGAGCGGCGAGGGCCACGTCACCTGCGGGCACTGCCGCAACTGCCGCGCGGGAAGGCGCCACCTGTGCCGCAACACCCAGGGCGTGGGCGTGAACCGCCCCGGCAGTTTCGCCGAGTACCTCGTGCTGCCCGCCTTCAACGCCTTCAAGCTGCCGGACGACATCCCCGACGACATCGCCGCCATCTTCGACCCCTTCGGCAACGCCGTGCACACCGCGCTGAGCTTCGACCTGGTGGGCGAGGACGTGCTGATCACCGGGGCCGGGCCGATCGGCGTGATGGCGGCCGCCGTGGCGAAGCACGTCGGGGCCAGGAACGTGGTCATCACCGACGTGAACGACTACCGCCTGGAGCTGGCCCGCCGGATGGGCGTGACCCGCGCCGTGAACGTGGCGCGGGAAGACCTCTGGGAGGTCGCCACCCGTGAACTGGGGATGCACGAGGGCTTCGACGTCGGCATGGAGATGAGCGGCTCGGGCGCCGCCTTCGCGCAGATGGTCTCGGTGATGAACAACGGCGGCAAGGTGGCCCTGCTGGGCATCCCGAGCGGCCGCGTGGACATCGACTGGAACGCCGTGATCTTCAAGATGCTGACGATTAAAGGCATCTACGGCCGCGAGATGTTCGAGACCTGGTACAAGATGGCCGCGCTGATCCAGTCGGGCCTCGACCTGAGCCCGGTCATCACGCACCACTACGGGATTCAGGACTTCCAGCAGGGCTTCGACGACATGCTGGGCGGCCAGAGCGGCAAGGTCATCCTGGACTGGGAGAGCTGA
- a CDS encoding uracil-DNA glycosylase codes for MTTPTPQPEQFRSAGSNRYVVPGWTNLVPGKPDTIEIQMDVAAGDLGRTQASLLIEYWATPNDMTLQSLLPVRALPTVPEGWCVFVPAQGRVMVRAIDPEPTPPVLASHWINVDPATPPGTTVHVKVEFPAPVNQARNLLNP; via the coding sequence ATGACGACCCCCACCCCTCAGCCCGAACAGTTCAGAAGTGCCGGCAGCAACCGCTATGTGGTGCCCGGCTGGACGAATCTGGTTCCTGGCAAGCCCGATACCATCGAGATCCAGATGGACGTGGCCGCCGGGGATCTGGGCCGCACGCAGGCCAGCCTGCTCATCGAATACTGGGCCACGCCCAACGACATGACCCTGCAGAGCCTGCTGCCGGTGCGCGCCCTGCCCACCGTGCCGGAAGGCTGGTGCGTGTTCGTGCCGGCCCAGGGCCGCGTGATGGTACGCGCCATCGACCCCGAGCCCACCCCGCCGGTGCTGGCGAGCCACTGGATCAACGTCGATCCGGCCACGCCTCCGGGCACCACCGTGCACGTGAAGGTCGAGTTCCCGGCGCCGGTCAATCAGGCCCGCAATCTACTGAACCCCTGA
- a CDS encoding DoxX family protein — protein sequence MTAPEPTSTPSRSPVGPPAAPPIFATQLDALEFRMVSWWARHGILLLRLSLGVVFFWFGVQKFFPGLSVAQELATNTISVLSFGHIPPAVSLPVLATWECAIGLGLLSGRFLRVTLLLLFAQMAGTFLPLAFFPHETFKVAPFVPTLEGQYIIKNLVLVAAALVVGATTRGGRLIHDPAAAERAEEIQMRNSRLRRRFGRAPGQR from the coding sequence ATGACTGCACCTGAGCCCACCTCCACCCCTTCCCGCTCGCCGGTGGGGCCGCCCGCCGCCCCGCCGATCTTCGCCACGCAGCTGGACGCCCTGGAATTCCGGATGGTGAGCTGGTGGGCGCGGCACGGCATCCTGCTGCTGCGCCTCTCGCTGGGCGTGGTGTTCTTCTGGTTCGGGGTGCAGAAGTTCTTTCCGGGGCTCAGCGTCGCGCAGGAACTCGCCACGAACACCATCTCGGTGCTGAGCTTCGGGCACATTCCCCCGGCGGTGAGCCTGCCGGTGCTGGCCACCTGGGAGTGCGCCATCGGACTGGGCCTGCTGAGCGGCCGCTTCCTGCGGGTCACGCTGCTGCTGCTGTTCGCGCAGATGGCCGGCACCTTCCTGCCGCTGGCCTTCTTCCCGCACGAGACCTTCAAGGTCGCGCCCTTCGTGCCTACCCTGGAGGGCCAGTACATCATCAAGAACCTGGTGCTGGTCGCGGCCGCGCTGGTCGTGGGGGCCACCACGCGGGGCGGGCGCCTCATCCACGACCCCGCCGCCGCCGAGCGGGCCGAAGAGATCCAGATGCGCAACAGCCGCCTGCGCCGCCGCTTCGGCCGCGCCCCGGGTCAGCGCTGA
- the mqnB gene encoding futalosine hydrolase: MRNRALVVVATPGEAARLGGLDAPGLGVQVVVSGVGPVAAALATQRALLGADFALAVSAGIGGAYPASGLGPGDLAVSSEIVQADLGAWDGGAWLGLDGLGLSVLPDRPHPARFAAWTGAGAVAERLGAAFGPTLTLSSVTGDHETARTLQARVPGALTEGMEGAGVAHAALLAGVPVVEVRGVSNLVGPRDRAAWRIGEALDATRRGLEAVLAGLLVRGAADQRGPPG, translated from the coding sequence ATGAGGAACCGGGCGCTGGTCGTCGTCGCGACTCCGGGCGAGGCGGCCCGGCTGGGTGGGCTGGATGCCCCCGGTCTGGGGGTGCAGGTCGTGGTGAGCGGCGTCGGCCCGGTGGCGGCGGCGCTGGCGACCCAGCGGGCGTTGCTGGGCGCCGATTTCGCGCTGGCGGTCAGCGCCGGCATCGGCGGGGCCTACCCGGCCAGCGGCCTGGGGCCCGGCGACCTGGCCGTGTCGAGCGAGATCGTCCAGGCCGACCTGGGCGCCTGGGACGGCGGGGCGTGGCTGGGGCTGGACGGGCTGGGCCTCTCGGTGCTGCCGGATCGGCCCCACCCGGCCCGCTTCGCTGCCTGGACGGGAGCGGGGGCCGTGGCCGAGCGTCTGGGCGCCGCCTTCGGCCCGACCCTGACCCTGAGCAGCGTGACCGGCGACCACGAGACCGCCCGCACGCTGCAGGCCCGCGTGCCCGGCGCACTGACGGAGGGCATGGAGGGCGCCGGGGTTGCGCACGCCGCGCTGCTGGCCGGGGTGCCGGTGGTCGAGGTGCGCGGCGTGAGCAACCTGGTCGGCCCCCGCGACCGCGCCGCGTGGCGGATCGGCGAGGCCCTGGACGCCACCCGGCGCGGGCTGGAGGCGGTGCTGGCGGGGCTGCTGGTCAGGGGGGCGGCCGACCAGCGCGGGCCGCCCGGCTGA
- the treS gene encoding maltose alpha-D-glucosyltransferase: MTSSAAPEWYKSAVFYELSVRTFADGNGDGKGDFPGLTGRLDYLRTLGVDCLWLLPFFPSPLRDDGYDVADYVNIHPDLGTLDDFKVFLREAHARGLKVVGDLVTNHTSSEHPWFQAARRGPVLPDGSPNEYHDYYVWSETGQEYAGARIIFTDTETSNWTLDEVAGKYYWHRFFSSQPDLNYDNPRVVEELLSAARFWLDLGLDGFRVDAVPYLIEREGTNCENLPETHEILKQMRRMVDQEYPGRLLLAEANQWPEEVVEYFGTDEDPEFHMCFNFPVMPRLYMSLKKEDTTSIREIMGRLPAIPAFGQWATFLRNHDELTLEMVTDDERSFMYAAYAPDTRMKINVGIRRRLAPLLDNDRRRIELLTTVLLALPGSPILYYGDEIGMGDDLSQADRNGVRTPMQWNAGMSGGFSTATPDQCFFPPISDTVYGYGRVNVQSQEQDPSSLLKWMSRQLELRRRHPGFAVGALEFIDTDNPAVLAFTRTTPDETLLIVSNFAANAQAVHLQLGAYAGRIPVTLAGASPFPPVGEGSYPMILGKYDYYWLRLN, encoded by the coding sequence ATGACCTCATCTGCCGCGCCCGAGTGGTACAAGAGCGCCGTCTTCTATGAACTCTCCGTTCGCACCTTCGCCGATGGCAACGGCGACGGCAAGGGCGATTTCCCGGGCCTGACCGGCCGGCTGGACTACCTGCGAACCCTGGGCGTGGATTGCCTGTGGCTGCTGCCCTTCTTTCCCAGCCCGCTGCGCGACGACGGCTACGACGTGGCCGACTACGTGAACATCCACCCCGATCTGGGTACGCTGGACGACTTCAAGGTCTTCCTGCGCGAGGCGCACGCGCGCGGCCTGAAGGTCGTGGGCGACCTGGTGACCAACCACACCTCCAGCGAGCACCCCTGGTTCCAGGCGGCGCGGCGCGGCCCCGTGCTGCCCGACGGCAGCCCCAACGAGTACCACGACTACTACGTCTGGAGCGAGACCGGCCAGGAGTACGCCGGGGCCAGGATCATCTTCACCGACACCGAGACGAGCAACTGGACGCTCGACGAGGTGGCGGGAAAGTACTACTGGCACCGTTTCTTCTCCAGCCAGCCGGATCTGAACTACGACAACCCGCGGGTGGTCGAGGAACTGCTGTCCGCCGCGCGCTTCTGGCTGGATCTGGGCCTGGACGGCTTCCGGGTGGACGCCGTGCCCTACCTGATCGAGCGCGAAGGCACCAACTGCGAGAACCTGCCCGAGACCCACGAGATCCTCAAGCAGATGCGGCGCATGGTCGATCAGGAGTACCCCGGCCGCCTGCTGCTGGCCGAGGCCAACCAGTGGCCCGAGGAGGTCGTGGAGTACTTCGGCACCGACGAAGACCCCGAGTTCCACATGTGCTTCAACTTCCCGGTGATGCCCCGGCTGTACATGAGCCTGAAAAAGGAGGACACCACCTCCATCCGCGAGATCATGGGCCGCCTGCCCGCCATCCCGGCCTTCGGGCAGTGGGCGACCTTCCTGCGCAACCACGACGAACTGACGCTGGAGATGGTCACGGACGACGAGCGCTCGTTCATGTACGCCGCCTACGCGCCCGACACCCGCATGAAGATCAACGTGGGCATCCGCCGCCGGCTGGCCCCGCTGCTCGACAACGACCGCCGCCGCATCGAACTGCTGACCACCGTGCTGCTGGCGCTGCCCGGCAGCCCGATCCTGTACTACGGTGACGAGATCGGCATGGGCGACGACCTCTCGCAGGCCGACCGCAATGGTGTGCGGACGCCCATGCAGTGGAACGCCGGCATGAGCGGCGGTTTCTCCACGGCCACGCCGGATCAGTGCTTCTTTCCGCCCATCTCGGACACCGTGTACGGCTATGGGCGCGTGAACGTGCAGAGCCAGGAGCAGGATCCCAGCTCGCTGCTCAAGTGGATGTCGCGGCAGCTCGAACTGCGCCGCCGCCACCCGGGCTTCGCGGTGGGGGCGCTGGAGTTCATCGACACCGACAACCCCGCCGTGCTGGCCTTCACCCGCACCACGCCCGACGAGACCCTGCTGATCGTGAGCAACTTCGCGGCCAACGCACAGGCCGTGCACCTGCAGCTCGGCGCCTACGCGGGCCGCATTCCCGTGACCCTGGCCGGCGCCAGCCCCTTTCCGCCCGTGGGCGAAGGGAGTTACCCCATGATCCTGGGCAAGTACGACTACTACTGGCTGCGGCTGAACTGA
- a CDS encoding GNAT family N-acetyltransferase, translating to MNPTLRPYRPADRAACLALFDSNVPEFFALHERASFETDLEQATEYFVVEDSEGVVACGGVWVGGDGHADRPGGFVWGMVRRALHGHGYGSLLVQARLERLRELGVREVRLDTSPKTAPFYARFGFREVGRVADGYGPGLDRVDMALTL from the coding sequence ATGAACCCCACACTGCGCCCCTACCGCCCAGCCGACCGCGCCGCCTGCCTGGCGCTGTTCGACTCCAACGTGCCGGAGTTCTTCGCGCTCCACGAGCGCGCCAGCTTCGAGACCGATCTGGAGCAGGCCACCGAATATTTCGTCGTCGAGGACAGTGAAGGGGTGGTGGCCTGCGGCGGCGTATGGGTGGGCGGGGACGGCCACGCGGATCGACCGGGCGGCTTCGTCTGGGGCATGGTGCGGCGTGCCCTGCACGGTCATGGTTATGGTTCCCTGCTGGTGCAGGCCCGGCTGGAGCGGCTGCGTGAGCTGGGCGTGCGGGAAGTGCGGCTCGACACCAGCCCCAAGACCGCCCCCTTCTACGCCCGATTCGGCTTCCGGGAGGTCGGGCGGGTGGCGGACGGCTACGGGCCAGGACTTGACCGGGTGGATATGGCGCTGACGCTGTAA
- a CDS encoding sensor domain-containing diguanylate cyclase/phosphohydrolase, translating to MRGTRVHSRWLLAIVGIALLAGIVLSVERLRSYVVAQYEIVTLLSDIGSVANRISALEWQAVSLGRVSSELGEAHDRQVGNLRRDARRLMGSGNPQELREVTQALTAYTAGVDAEFRALRAGRIELAREIDETRVDPMYTTLTRLMDASTQRLREKAQRAEQLSRLVSAGVIVVGLLLLIGLTLAFEGLARRARLAVDERRRLEALDIRDALTGLLNRTGLARSYAALDAGLPLAVVMADLNDLKSTNDVAGHSAGDQVLRRVAHALQRGLPPEALLARWGGDEFLAILPGTDRSGAETLLREVLRDLDSQHREVVTFAFGVGEAVSGEALDRPLAVADAAMYEHKARVRGTVVSGARHSTVEEFVAHLATLGTEHEILSLALPTARALLGFDVLLYVEGSAQGYHVRAFDSESLEVPVALLQGQSTPFAGGVIAAAMASGQTTWSNDYATDPRALPSLGGLRIKSCGASPMTCRGVAQGAVVIGHLRTWRPVTPQVRRVIETLALQLSDVRERHLMVSDLRRALEGGQRALGIALELRDLETAGHTERVVTLASELARALKLPQETQEILRQGAYLHDLGKLTVPDAVLLKPGRFTPEERAIMETHALRGYEIASQIAGLPQGTLEVIRSHHEKWDGTGYPARLCGEAIPLLARIFAVCDVYDALTSERPYKRAWSHQEALAEISAQSGRHFDPRVVQAFVELAPGAWRRAPGADTPYHVGQ from the coding sequence ATGAGAGGGACACGTGTTCACTCCCGCTGGCTGCTGGCAATTGTGGGCATCGCGCTCCTGGCTGGGATCGTCCTCAGCGTGGAGCGCCTGCGGAGCTACGTGGTGGCCCAGTACGAGATCGTGACCTTGCTGAGCGATATCGGCAGTGTGGCCAACCGGATCAGCGCCCTGGAATGGCAGGCCGTCAGCCTGGGCCGGGTGTCGTCTGAACTGGGCGAGGCCCACGACCGGCAGGTGGGCAACCTCAGGCGCGACGCCCGCCGCCTGATGGGCAGCGGCAACCCGCAGGAACTCCGGGAGGTGACCCAGGCCCTCACGGCCTATACCGCCGGAGTGGACGCCGAATTCAGGGCCCTCCGGGCCGGGCGGATAGAGCTGGCGCGGGAGATCGACGAGACCCGGGTCGATCCCATGTACACCACGCTGACCCGCCTGATGGACGCCTCCACCCAGCGGCTGCGCGAGAAGGCGCAGAGGGCCGAGCAGCTCAGCCGCCTGGTCTCGGCGGGCGTCATCGTGGTGGGCCTGCTGCTGTTGATCGGGCTGACCCTCGCCTTCGAGGGGCTGGCCCGCCGGGCGCGGCTGGCCGTGGACGAGCGGCGGCGGCTGGAGGCCCTGGATATCCGCGACGCGCTGACCGGGCTGCTCAACCGCACCGGTCTGGCGCGCAGCTACGCCGCCCTGGACGCCGGGCTGCCGCTCGCGGTGGTCATGGCCGACCTGAACGACCTGAAATCGACCAACGACGTGGCCGGGCACAGCGCCGGCGACCAGGTGCTGCGGCGGGTGGCCCACGCGCTGCAGCGGGGCCTGCCGCCCGAGGCCCTGCTCGCCCGCTGGGGCGGCGACGAGTTCCTGGCGATCCTGCCTGGTACCGACCGGAGCGGAGCCGAGACCCTCCTGCGCGAGGTCTTGCGGGATCTCGACAGCCAGCACCGGGAGGTCGTCACCTTCGCCTTCGGGGTGGGCGAGGCGGTGTCCGGCGAGGCGCTGGACCGGCCCCTGGCGGTGGCCGACGCCGCCATGTACGAGCACAAGGCGCGGGTGCGGGGCACGGTCGTCTCCGGGGCCCGCCACAGCACGGTGGAGGAGTTCGTGGCCCATCTGGCGACCCTGGGCACCGAACACGAGATCCTGAGCCTGGCCCTGCCCACCGCGCGGGCCCTGCTGGGCTTCGATGTGCTGCTGTACGTGGAGGGCAGCGCGCAGGGCTACCACGTGCGCGCCTTCGACAGCGAGAGCCTGGAGGTGCCGGTCGCCCTGCTGCAGGGGCAGAGCACCCCCTTCGCGGGGGGCGTGATCGCGGCGGCCATGGCCAGCGGCCAGACCACCTGGAGCAACGATTACGCCACGGATCCGCGCGCCCTGCCCAGCCTCGGCGGCTTGCGCATCAAGAGCTGCGGGGCCAGTCCGATGACCTGCCGGGGCGTGGCCCAGGGGGCGGTGGTGATCGGGCATCTGCGCACCTGGCGGCCCGTGACGCCGCAGGTGCGCCGGGTCATCGAGACCCTGGCGCTGCAGCTCTCCGACGTGCGCGAGCGGCACCTGATGGTCAGCGACCTGCGCCGGGCGCTGGAGGGCGGGCAGCGCGCCCTGGGCATCGCCCTGGAACTGCGTGACCTGGAGACCGCCGGGCACACCGAACGGGTGGTGACGCTGGCCAGCGAACTCGCCCGGGCCCTCAAGCTGCCCCAGGAGACCCAGGAGATCCTGCGTCAGGGCGCGTACCTGCATGACCTGGGCAAGCTGACGGTGCCGGACGCCGTGCTGCTCAAGCCCGGCCGCTTCACGCCCGAGGAACGCGCCATCATGGAGACCCACGCCCTGCGGGGCTACGAGATCGCCTCACAGATCGCCGGACTGCCGCAGGGCACGCTGGAGGTGATCCGCTCGCACCACGAGAAGTGGGACGGCACCGGCTACCCGGCCCGGCTCTGCGGCGAGGCGATTCCCCTGCTCGCCCGAATCTTTGCCGTCTGCGACGTCTACGACGCCCTGACCAGCGAGCGGCCCTACAAACGCGCCTGGTCGCATCAGGAAGCGCTGGCCGAGATCAGCGCCCAGTCCGGACGGCACTTCGACCCCAGGGTCGTGCAGGCCTTCGTGGAACTGGCTCCGGGGGCGTGGCGCCGGGCGCCCGGGGCCGATACGCCGTACCATGTGGGCCAGTGA
- a CDS encoding 30S ribosomal protein S1, translating into MEDNTQTPAQNGGTQPATGTAPTSAPAPELAPVSTPAQEREYPAMTMEDILATEAQEPQSVTRGDIVDGTIVFIGQEGIAVDIGAKVEGIIPLNQLGEESVSLEQAQEMYKSGDKIEAYVVRVDLPNNQIVLSKKRADQDKGWRVLEKMQEADEAFEVEVLEKVRGGLVAQVEGIRAFLPASQVDTRRVNDLDPYVDKPLMVKLIELNRKRNRVIISHRAIMEAEKAKAREATVHQLTPGAEFEGEVVEITDFGVFVNLGGIDGLVHRSELTYGRFNHPRDVVKVGDKVQVQVIDVDEGRERINLSMKALTQDPWEGAVDRYSIGQKVTGKVTNLTNFGAFVELEPGLEGLVHVSEMSWTKRVRHPNEVMKEGDEVEAVILRIDPKDRRISLGIRQTTDDPWSALPDRYPPGTPVKGKITGMTDFGVFMEIEEGIEGLIHISELDLNRVNNPADLFKKGDEIEAVILNIDPVEQRASLSRRRFLGGGPAPTQGGAGGGSRDYVSQGGGARSDRYSGAGGPRTGGGGRGRGRDADYAYNAKDAQQGGKISTKLGDVYADLFAQFGLGGDKKADVVAETPAESTPAPVSTASTSTAAPVETAPAETAPVETAQADTNQSDTDTSENPQA; encoded by the coding sequence ATGGAAGACAACACCCAGACCCCCGCCCAGAACGGCGGGACTCAGCCCGCGACGGGCACCGCACCCACCAGCGCTCCGGCCCCTGAACTGGCCCCGGTTTCCACTCCGGCCCAGGAGCGCGAATACCCCGCCATGACCATGGAGGACATCCTCGCCACTGAGGCGCAGGAACCCCAGAGCGTCACGCGCGGCGATATTGTGGACGGCACCATCGTGTTTATCGGCCAGGAAGGCATCGCCGTGGATATCGGCGCCAAAGTCGAGGGCATCATTCCCCTCAACCAGCTCGGCGAGGAAAGCGTGTCGCTCGAGCAGGCGCAGGAGATGTACAAGTCCGGCGACAAGATCGAGGCGTACGTCGTGCGCGTCGATCTGCCCAACAACCAGATCGTGCTGAGCAAGAAGCGGGCCGATCAGGACAAGGGCTGGCGCGTCCTGGAGAAGATGCAGGAAGCCGACGAGGCCTTCGAGGTCGAGGTGCTGGAGAAGGTGCGTGGCGGTCTGGTGGCCCAGGTCGAGGGCATCCGGGCGTTCCTGCCCGCCAGCCAGGTCGACACGCGGCGCGTGAACGACCTCGATCCCTACGTGGACAAGCCGCTGATGGTCAAGCTGATCGAGCTGAACCGCAAGCGCAACCGCGTGATCATCTCGCACCGCGCGATTATGGAGGCCGAGAAGGCCAAGGCCCGTGAAGCGACCGTGCATCAGCTGACCCCCGGCGCCGAGTTCGAGGGCGAGGTCGTGGAGATCACCGACTTCGGCGTCTTCGTCAACCTGGGCGGCATCGACGGTCTGGTGCACCGCAGCGAACTGACCTACGGCCGCTTCAACCACCCCCGCGACGTGGTCAAGGTGGGCGACAAGGTGCAGGTGCAGGTCATCGACGTCGATGAAGGCCGCGAGCGCATCAACCTGAGCATGAAGGCCCTGACCCAGGACCCCTGGGAAGGCGCCGTGGATCGCTACTCGATCGGCCAGAAGGTCACGGGTAAGGTCACGAACCTCACCAACTTCGGCGCGTTCGTCGAGCTGGAGCCCGGCCTGGAAGGGCTGGTGCACGTCAGCGAGATGAGCTGGACCAAGCGCGTCCGTCATCCCAACGAAGTGATGAAGGAAGGCGACGAGGTCGAGGCCGTCATCCTGCGGATCGACCCCAAGGATCGCCGGATCTCGCTCGGTATCCGTCAGACCACCGATGATCCCTGGAGCGCGTTGCCTGACCGTTACCCGCCCGGCACGCCGGTCAAGGGCAAGATCACCGGCATGACCGACTTCGGCGTGTTCATGGAGATCGAGGAAGGCATCGAGGGCCTGATCCACATCAGCGAACTCGACCTGAACCGCGTGAACAACCCGGCCGACTTGTTCAAGAAGGGTGACGAGATCGAAGCCGTCATCCTGAACATCGACCCCGTGGAGCAGCGTGCCAGCCTCAGCCGTCGCCGCTTCCTGGGCGGTGGCCCGGCCCCGACCCAGGGCGGCGCCGGCGGTGGCAGCCGTGACTACGTCTCGCAGGGCGGCGGCGCCCGCAGCGACCGCTACAGCGGCGCTGGTGGCCCCCGCACCGGGGGTGGCGGCCGTGGCCGTGGCCGCGACGCGGACTACGCCTACAACGCCAAGGACGCCCAGCAGGGCGGCAAGATCAGCACCAAGCTGGGCGACGTCTACGCCGACCTGTTCGCGCAGTTCGGTCTGGGCGGCGACAAGAAGGCCGACGTGGTGGCGGAAACGCCCGCCGAGTCGACTCCTGCCCCGGTGAGCACTGCTTCCACAAGCACTGCGGCTCCGGTCGAGACGGCTCCTGCTGAAACGGCTCCGGTCGAGACGGCCCAGGCCGACACGAACCAGAGCGACACCGACACCAGCGAAAACCCCCAGGCTTAA
- a CDS encoding NAD-dependent epimerase/dehydratase family protein, translated as MNIVVTGGSGKVGRATIRELLAHGHQVLNLDRAPLAERLCPFTQVDLTDFGEVMGALSGIDQQPTGTVEAVVHLAAIPGPSQRPDHVTFAENTVSTYNIFEACRRLGIHNIVSASSETLLGYPFAEPPRSVPVDESVRESRVSYALSKLLGEVMAEEYAREHPAMKFICLRFSNVLDDADYAQAQGWQDDPQIRRWNLWSYIDVRDAAQAVRLGLESDLTGMHAFIIANADTVMHRPSRELMAEVFPDVPFTADIPGTQSLFTIQKARTMLGFNPKHGWRQRSSGRD; from the coding sequence ATGAATATCGTCGTTACCGGTGGCAGCGGCAAGGTCGGCCGGGCCACCATCCGGGAACTGCTGGCGCACGGGCATCAGGTGCTCAATCTGGATCGGGCGCCGCTCGCCGAGCGGCTCTGTCCCTTCACGCAGGTCGATCTCACGGACTTCGGCGAGGTCATGGGGGCGCTGTCGGGCATCGACCAGCAGCCGACCGGAACCGTGGAGGCGGTCGTGCACCTCGCGGCCATTCCCGGCCCCAGCCAGCGCCCTGATCACGTGACCTTCGCCGAGAACACCGTCAGCACCTACAACATCTTCGAGGCGTGCCGGCGTCTGGGCATCCACAACATCGTGTCGGCGTCCAGCGAAACGCTGCTGGGCTATCCCTTTGCTGAGCCGCCGAGGAGCGTGCCGGTGGATGAGAGCGTGCGCGAGAGCCGGGTGTCCTACGCGCTGTCCAAGCTGCTGGGCGAGGTGATGGCCGAGGAGTACGCCCGCGAGCACCCGGCCATGAAGTTCATCTGCCTGCGCTTCTCGAACGTGCTGGACGACGCCGATTACGCCCAGGCCCAGGGCTGGCAGGATGATCCGCAGATCCGCCGCTGGAACCTCTGGAGCTACATCGACGTGCGCGACGCAGCGCAGGCGGTGCGGCTGGGCCTGGAGAGCGACCTGACGGGGATGCACGCCTTCATCATCGCCAATGCCGACACGGTGATGCACCGCCCCAGCCGCGAGCTGATGGCCGAGGTGTTCCCGGACGTGCCGTTCACGGCGGATATTCCGGGCACGCAATCCCTGTTCACCATCCAGAAGGCGAGGACGATGCTGGGCTTCAACCCGAAGCACGGCTGGAGACAGCGGTCATCGGGGAGGGACTGA
- a CDS encoding aldo/keto reductase gives MQYVKLGRSGLKVSRIALGCMSYGDPAWRDWVLPEEQARPFIQRALELGINFFDTADMYSIGRSEEITGRALGDFARRDEVVLASKVHHPMGEGVNQRGLSRKHLFDGVQASLKRLGTDYIDLYQIHGRDPDTPMDETLGALHDLVRLGMVRYIGASNHFAYQVARANGIAELRGWTRFVSVQDQYSLLYREEEREMLPLCREDGIGFLPWSPLARGFLAGNRQGDTGQTTRGESDTMSRTLFGSAADVEIVRRVREAAEARGVTPSQVALAWTLRHPGVTAPIIGATKMHHLEQAVAAVEVVLSDDEAQRLEKPYVTRPSTLS, from the coding sequence ATGCAGTACGTCAAACTGGGCCGCAGCGGCCTGAAGGTCTCGCGGATCGCGCTGGGGTGCATGTCGTACGGCGATCCGGCGTGGCGCGACTGGGTGCTGCCGGAGGAGCAGGCCCGCCCCTTTATCCAGCGGGCGCTGGAGCTGGGCATCAATTTCTTCGACACCGCCGACATGTATTCCATCGGGCGCAGCGAGGAGATCACCGGCCGGGCGCTGGGGGACTTCGCGCGGCGCGACGAGGTCGTGCTGGCGAGCAAGGTGCATCACCCCATGGGCGAGGGCGTGAACCAGCGCGGGCTGTCGCGCAAGCACCTCTTCGACGGCGTGCAGGCGAGCCTCAAGCGCCTGGGCACCGATTACATCGACCTCTACCAGATTCATGGCCGCGATCCGGACACGCCCATGGACGAGACGCTGGGCGCCCTGCACGACCTCGTGCGGCTGGGCATGGTGCGCTATATCGGAGCGTCGAACCACTTCGCCTATCAGGTGGCGCGGGCGAATGGGATTGCTGAACTGCGGGGCTGGACGCGCTTCGTGAGCGTGCAGGATCAGTACAGCCTGCTCTACCGCGAGGAGGAGCGCGAGATGCTGCCGCTGTGCCGCGAGGACGGTATCGGTTTTCTGCCGTGGAGCCCGCTGGCGCGCGGCTTCCTGGCCGGTAACCGCCAGGGAGACACCGGGCAGACCACGCGCGGTGAGAGCGACACCATGAGCCGCACCCTCTTCGGCAGCGCGGCGGACGTGGAGATCGTGCGGCGCGTGCGGGAGGCGGCCGAGGCCCGCGGCGTCACGCCGTCGCAGGTGGCCCTGGCCTGGACACTGCGGCACCCTGGCGTCACGGCCCCGATCATCGGCGCGACGAAGATGCACCATCTGGAGCAGGCCGTCGCCGCCGTGGAGGTCGTGCTGAGCGACGACGAGGCGCAGCGGCTGGAGAAACCCTACGTAACCCGGCCCAGCACCCTGAGCTGA